caacgcactcgcgagccctctggcattgagagtgtccatgggcggcggtatcacttaacatcaggtgagcctcctgcccgtttgccccccgttatataaaaaaaaaataaaaaaaaaagcgtTTCtttttctgtgttttaataaatagatatttttgaagttatacttcttttggcgcgttagggaaaaatgttgagaaataaattttacgacTCGCGCGCACataaaaccgacaccctgaagttagctatagtcaacattttagttttttctattgttagtgtcgttttttctacaaacgtagtttttgataagattttatcttgttacgccaaagaagtataacttctaacgcgtgtacatatgtacacacactttttttttagtttttgatattaaattcCTTATACACAGGTACTGCAAATGTGTAAAATGCAAGTACACGTACTTCTCCAGTCTCCACGTAAATGTCCACTTCCGAATATTTTACAAGCGCATTGTAATAATGATTATGAATGTAGTTTTACCTGCCAAGACCCTAACTTAGATTTGCAAGGACCGCGAGCTCTTGTTTGTGGCAAAGATATGAACTGGGAAGGCAATCTTCCAATATGTAAAGGTTGGTTACTAAAGTATTGATTAAAACTTTGTCTGGTTATTTCGCCTATAATTAAATCAGTATTTGTACAATAATTCTAAGCGAAGCTCTACTTTCTACTTGAAATAATTGATCTACAGttgttttgattaataatttgaatttattaattctgGCTCAAGATACTAATTTATAAGGCCATACTAATCCATTGTTATTATTCACTAACGCCTATCAAATTTATATGGAAATGTTGGCAGGACCAAGCGTGaactatgttatttataatttatctttacCGCCATTACTATTATAACTATCCAATACCTTAGctacttaattaaatactgATGATTGATGAGtacaataccttaaataaaacaatgttgaACAGGTCGGAAATGGTGTGTGCCCCAGGAGCCACCAGAACATGGTAGAATAAGCTGTAAGGGCATCGCAGTAGAGACTGGGCCAGGTTTATCTGAAGGTTCAAGGTGCAGAGTCCGTTGCAGGTTGGGGTGGAAGGCTAAACATACAGTAGCAGTTTGCCGACGTGGATCTTGGAACCATAAACTAACGTGTCAACCACGACAAAAAATTACCGTGTAAAATCTCACATCTGAattgaatgaaataaataatcttgatCATTATAACTAACAAACTGTTTTATTatctagtggacccgacagacgttgtcctgcacgGTATTTCAAGCGATTGCGATATTAAAccaagtatgaaagtaccgactgcagcgccatctgccgggctgatttgtgaatctaaaccatcctgggctccacccaaacgcatacaaaaataatcattcaaatcggttcAGCCGTTATAAGAGGaattcagtgacatacacacgtacagtagaattatatattatgttagcTATCTTTTATGATtaagatcaaactgcacacggtgtgcaaatttgactgaaatcggttaagtagtttaggagtccatagcggacaaacaacgtgacgcgtaatttacttatatatatatattataagatagcACCCCGCACCAGCATCGCTAGGGAACTGTGGCTCTAAAATTACATAcctactcaaactcaaactcaaacacTTATCAActgtcaacagaaaagatgttaaattgattctaaatttgcACTTACTACCAATTCGCAAGTCAAGacgcaagaagaactggcaagaaagtctccgccactctttcaccgccaagttttgagtcatacaaattgtttgtaaaGCAGAACagccataaatatttgaattggaGCAAACCAATccaaggattaggattatttaaatcatcgtcaaatttataagaacctttattgattaatttacgtttaacgagagttttgaatttttttagtgataattctttaatttttcttgggagtttgttgtttCCATATCTTATCTTGGAGTgctttatcttctggagccttgTTGGTCCTAAGATTTGTTCTGtatctcgctttacgctagtagtAGTAGAtctaatacttttttttattctcattaagtaCCTAGTAAGTTACTTACATTCAACTAGTTAACTATAGGAgagataattttttacatcgtccaataatacgtttttccttttcactttaaatagaagcCAAGTGCCGTCAGCAAAAAATACCATTTCATACCTAAACCTTCGTAAATCGTAATAAAACATTCTAGATATTGGTGAAAACCACAATAAATTACGTGCAATAGTTTTCGACAGATAGACATACGCGATCAGAAAAATAAACACAGTGGAGgacttgtttttataaaatactggtatactcggccaagcgttgctgtggctaagatttttgttatataacatagtagtaaactattcaagagaaacggcaggagaacaccaatccaccatgcttttttggtggctatgccattaaattgtagcttatgtgaattaaaaaaaaaattcaatataaaaaaaataataaaaggacgcttattgtgacgtaactataaaagatagagacatgctgtcgcgacattttttatagatgtgtcctgaaaaattttaatacatcattttgttctatcattaatagttttcgcagcgcatgcgatTGAAGGaggatttttgttattttttttacaccttgggttagattattcaagttttagcaAGCATCCCTATTtcttttgaaaatgaaacatagcctatgtcagcctgaaagaatttttgaaatcggtccagtagtttcggagcctattcatttcaaacaaacaaaaaatcaaatctttcctctttataatattagtataaataaaaccaacTTATGCCGTCACTGACATTATCAAGCTCTATATTTGTTCTCTAGGAGTCATTATTATCAGTGCCGGATAAAGCCAGCGCGGGGCCTGTAGCAAATTCTGCCAGGGGCCCTTGGTTAGGCTTTAGGATTTAAATAGTTCGCCTGTTTCCTCGAAATGCTTATAatcgatattatattaaaatggatTAGAAAAGTACAATCTCGGCTACGTAAActagcaaaataaattaatacctatataaaaataaaaatctgaagGGCACAAATAACATGCTagtctaaatatgtatatcgaTTATACgattatacttatttttacgATTATACTTGACGAagtcgagtttatttttatgtggaaGTGAAGCATAGACTAAGCGCTTCGCGTTAAAGATATGCAAGATATCTTACgctactatttaaaattaataaattttttattacggcCAGACATCCGTTGGAGCGCGGGGCCCCTAAGTTCGCAGGGCCCGTAGCATTTGCTACTCTTGCTATGTGGCTAATCCGGCactgattattataatatgtatcttCCATCGTTAAGACATGGCGAGCGTAAGAAACGACTTCCACAAAAAAGCCCTTCATTTTCCGGTTAATGGGTATTTAGCCCATGACACTCATAAATAAGTAGCTTTCTAgtggtaaaatatttttcaaaatcggTTTAATTATTATCCCCTACAACATttacctctttataatatttgtatagaatGTTTAcctttcaaaaaataaattgtaatatttttacttatacgCGTATTACCTGTACGCCTTTTTAAtctttagtaaatttaaagtcgtttattatagtattgtttttaataacaaggcttacaaatatattttagttgatAATTATagcacatattatataaacttttgCCTAGAAGTTGCATTGTAGAAATATGCCATCTAGTGTTGGCTCTAACTTCTAAGTAGCACAGACTAACAAGGATCTCGTAAATTTCCCTAAAATAATtcgttttgtttctcattatTCCTTTAagtaaatctaataaaaacactttatGATTAATCATTATGattgtataaacaaaagaattaaacTCCTTTGTGTTGACGCCCAAAGAGTTTGTTTTATGACGACTGTACTGACGCCTACCGGCGACTGCGGtcattacaaattttaaaaatagaatgaCAGTTTCAGCCGTTATTGCATTGTTTGGGAAGTAGAATTCCATTCTCTGTtccattttgtaatatttacgtTTACTATAATAGTTGCTGTAACGACGATGTCTGTTggtatttaaacttaaatgcgtgtattttctttaaataaaaatcagtaaaaagtaaaatggGGAGCAATATTAGTAAATCGCACGACACAGCTGCTGCAAGCCAAAAAAACGAAACCAGCAAGGACATTGGCGGCAATCCTGATCCTCGTTCGCCAACTCCAGAAATAACTCGGACTCCATTACAGGTATATTTATGTACTTCCGcaattttctatataatatttaatatgacatttataAAACCTAGCTGTTTTATATTGGGACgttagattttattagataGTAAGTATTACGAACTGAGAACACGAAAGTAATCATTCATAGAAAATTTTAAGAGATTTCTTCGTGTAAGACTAACTAGATCTTTTGATTTTCCTTCTCTTTATCAAAGTGctctaatttttaaattaatttttggttTTAGAATAAACCAGGATCAAAACATCACATTACTAAAAATATGGATTTAAGAAAGGCCTTAGAAAATGACAACAGTGAAAGGAAGCTTATTCATAACAACCCAATTCTATCTGCAGTTATAAAGAACCACTTGCAATCATTTGACCCAAGGTCCCCAACTCAAGACTTTAATAGAACACCTATTGTTATTACATCAAAAACAAGTGATTCAAGGGTGGAACAAATATTTGATGTTAATAGCTGTGGTAGTCCCACTCTGGATAACACTACACTTGATACTAGTAACATTCAAATATCACCAGCATGTCCTGAACTTGTACCCAAAAACCTCTACAATGAATTCTATGACCTGAGTCTTAGTGACAGTTTAAATAATGAACCACTTGGTTCGTCAACTGCATCTAATGAGGTATTGGAAAATAATATCTTGCATGGGTCACCTAAACCAACTCAGCTACTGGAGACAAATTTTGATTATGATGAAAATGGTATAATTGAAATCAGTGAAATAGATCAAACTGATGGAATCACaaagaaaaatgaaacattatttagtcTGCTTAACCCAGAAATAAGCAATGTTCCAATATTTAAACTACTTAATGATGACCCTCGATCACCCTCCATTGGCATTGATAGAACACCCATTGTAGTTTCAAAACATGAAGAACCTTGCATTAAAGAAAATGTGGAAGAGATGTCTAATGAATTGCTCATTAAGGTATTAGAAAATTCCAATTCAGAGACTAAACATATAAATGCAGATAACAATTCTGAAGGTATTCCTATATATGAGGACATAGGTAACGATTCAAATGATACaccaaaaaaatcaaagtctGCCAGCAATGATGGTTCAAGAACACCATTATCATGTATGAAGAATAAAACTGAACCAAGTCATGGCAGATCAAAGTCTGCTAACACTTTGTTTGACCCTAAAGCTAAAAAAGGTTTATCCCAAATACGAAAACATGTGTCTCATATTCCAAGGCTAAAATCCCTAACAAAACCAAATGGTCTTTCATTGGGCAGCAGTATTTCACTTAAAAATTCTACTATGAATGGAGACTGTGAGAACACACCACCACATTCACATCGCGATAAATGGGACAAAGAAAGTAGCATTGTcctataattgttttaatcttACTAATTTGTAATCTTAGCTAATTTTGTTGTACAAAgtgttaaaatgttattttcatGTATGAAGAATATCATATCTCAAAATAAAAGCTATAATATCTGGGTACAACAAATTTTCTAGCATAGACAAAAGGAATTGGTAAAATTgtgctttataaaaaaaaatatcattttcaCTATTGTTTAATTTGGACTAAGACATTTATTATCGTTATTTGATATGAATAAAATGTAACTGACTATTCCATCTTTGaatatttgtgtaaaatattttgctacATCCAACCATTTTCCTGTTCATGTAATTTGGGTACCTAAATTAAGGCCAAAACAAGAGCGTAGCTACCTAATAGGCTTTCCACCAAGAACCAAACCCTGAAGCCCAAGACTGCCTTTTTATCCTATTGAAATTGCCCaatcattaataaattaaataatagtcgttattatatatttaccataatttattgtaaatgagGTGATAAATGTTCTCAAATAGTTCTGTATGTCATTGTTCCATATGTTGCAAAACTTAACTGAAAAATTCTTAGTAACCCTGACTAGATACTTCCTCTATACATTAAcaagaaagaaaataaatatgcatacttttgaaaacattttaattataaatttagtacatcatatatattttaaagtattctGTATAGTTACAATGAAATTAAGTGTAAAATATGCCATTATTGACTTAGCATCAGATGGAATgacctttaaatatttataattggttaagggaacaaaaatatttcaacattCACATTAAATTCCATATCTGTCCTGAT
The Pieris napi chromosome 1, ilPieNapi1.2, whole genome shotgun sequence DNA segment above includes these coding regions:
- the LOC125063234 gene encoding uncharacterized protein LOC125063234, producing the protein MGSNISKSHDTAAASQKNETSKDIGGNPDPRSPTPEITRTPLQNKPGSKHHITKNMDLRKALENDNSERKLIHNNPILSAVIKNHLQSFDPRSPTQDFNRTPIVITSKTSDSRVEQIFDVNSCGSPTLDNTTLDTSNIQISPACPELVPKNLYNEFYDLSLSDSLNNEPLGSSTASNEVLENNILHGSPKPTQLLETNFDYDENGIIEISEIDQTDGITKKNETLFSLLNPEISNVPIFKLLNDDPRSPSIGIDRTPIVVSKHEEPCIKENVEEMSNELLIKVLENSNSETKHINADNNSEGIPIYEDIGNDSNDTPKKSKSASNDGSRTPLSCMKNKTEPSHGRSKSANTLFDPKAKKGLSQIRKHVSHIPRLKSLTKPNGLSLGSSISLKNSTMNGDCENTPPHSHRDKWDKESSIVL